One window from the genome of Musa acuminata AAA Group cultivar baxijiao unplaced genomic scaffold, Cavendish_Baxijiao_AAA HiC_scaffold_667, whole genome shotgun sequence encodes:
- the LOC135662989 gene encoding photosystem I P700 chlorophyll a apoprotein A2-like, with protein sequence MALRFPRFSQGLAQDPTTRRIWFGIATAHDFESHDDITEERLYQNIFASHFGQLAIIFLWTSGNLFHVAWQGNFESWIQDPLHVRPIAHAIWDPHFGQPAVEAFTRGGATGPRVGYTYNQNGNQAFRGSKMPNLV encoded by the exons ATGGCATTAAGATTTCCGAGGTTTAGCCAAGGCTTAGCTCAGGACCCCACTACTCGTCGTATTTGGTTTGGTATTGCTACCGCACATGACTTCGAGAGTCATGATGATATTACTGAGGAACGTCTTTATCAGAACATTTTTGCTTCTCACTTTGGGCAATTAGCAATAATCTTTCTGTGGACGTCCGGAAATCTCTTTCATGTAGCTTGGCAAGGAAATTTTGAGTCATGGATACAAGACCCTTTACATGTAAGACCTATTGCTCATGCAATTTGGGATCCTCATTTTGGTCAACCAGCTGTAGAAGCCTTTACTCGAGGAGGTGCTACCGGTCCA CGGGTTGGTTACACTTACAACCAAAATGGAAACCAAGCGTTTCGTGGTTCAAAAATGCCGAATctcgtctaa